In a single window of the Acidobacteriota bacterium genome:
- a CDS encoding M20/M25/M40 family metallo-hydrolase produces the protein MTLKKRLLVVGMTLAIAGVAVAATVSLGAAGENVNYADLAKIKAEGMQRSQVMELCSWLSDVYAPRLTGSPMAQKGADWTVAKMKEYGLTNVKIEPWVNRNGFERGWTNDKFYMAFSSADGKFPIPGTPTAWTPGTNGLVTGGVVLVAATTEEELATFKGKLRGKWILTQAVPDVAAYWDPIAKRYTTEQLQTMELQTPPPLEFGVTPPGAGRGGPGGAPQAAQPGQRGAAAAPAQPGQRGAAAAPAATPAQPAPAGGRGGQGAAAARAAFFFAEGALGTISTAPRGHGIYTIGGNRNADPAATLPAVAIAAEQYNRVARMLAKNVAVTIEAEIKNTFYPNPAVFNIVGELPGTDKADEIVMLGGHFDTWHAATGATDDNVGVAAMMEAMRILKATGVKLRRTVRIGLWEGEEQGLIGSREYVAAHFASRQALPAAPGAPAAGAAPAGGGGRGGPQGPLELKPDYDKLSVYFNIDNGTGALRGVYLQGNEAVAPIFREWMEPFRALGMTTLTIRRTSGTDHLSFDNVGLPGFQFIQDEIEYNAMTHHTNLDTYERLQPNDVTRMATIAAGFAYLAANRDEKLPRNPLPPPGQGGRGRGGQ, from the coding sequence ATGACACTGAAGAAGAGGTTGCTGGTAGTCGGCATGACGCTGGCCATCGCCGGCGTGGCGGTCGCGGCTACCGTCTCGCTTGGCGCCGCCGGCGAGAACGTCAATTATGCCGATCTCGCCAAGATCAAGGCTGAAGGCATGCAGCGCTCCCAGGTGATGGAACTCTGCAGCTGGCTGTCGGATGTCTATGCGCCGCGCCTGACCGGTTCGCCGATGGCACAGAAGGGCGCCGACTGGACCGTCGCGAAGATGAAGGAGTACGGCCTCACCAACGTGAAGATCGAACCGTGGGTCAACCGGAACGGGTTCGAACGCGGATGGACCAACGACAAGTTCTACATGGCATTCTCGTCGGCCGACGGGAAGTTCCCGATCCCGGGCACGCCGACGGCGTGGACGCCTGGTACCAACGGTCTGGTCACCGGCGGCGTCGTGCTGGTGGCGGCCACAACCGAAGAGGAGTTGGCGACATTCAAGGGCAAGCTGCGGGGCAAGTGGATTCTGACGCAGGCGGTGCCGGATGTGGCCGCGTACTGGGATCCGATTGCGAAGCGGTATACGACTGAGCAGTTGCAGACGATGGAATTGCAGACGCCGCCGCCTCTGGAATTCGGCGTCACGCCTCCGGGCGCTGGCCGTGGCGGTCCGGGTGGCGCCCCGCAGGCGGCACAGCCGGGGCAACGGGGCGCGGCAGCGGCACCCGCGCAGCCGGGACAGCGTGGCGCAGCAGCAGCTCCCGCAGCGACACCCGCGCAGCCCGCGCCGGCTGGCGGACGCGGCGGTCAGGGCGCGGCAGCAGCCCGCGCCGCCTTCTTCTTCGCCGAAGGCGCACTCGGGACGATCTCCACCGCGCCACGCGGTCACGGCATCTACACAATCGGCGGTAACCGCAACGCCGATCCGGCCGCCACGCTTCCGGCTGTCGCCATTGCCGCCGAGCAGTACAACCGCGTCGCGCGCATGCTCGCCAAGAACGTCGCCGTGACGATTGAGGCCGAGATCAAGAATACGTTTTATCCCAACCCGGCCGTCTTCAACATCGTCGGCGAGTTGCCCGGCACCGACAAGGCCGATGAGATCGTGATGCTCGGCGGTCACTTCGATACGTGGCATGCGGCAACCGGCGCCACCGACGACAACGTGGGTGTCGCGGCGATGATGGAGGCGATGCGCATCCTGAAAGCCACCGGTGTCAAGTTGCGCCGCACGGTGCGCATCGGATTGTGGGAAGGCGAAGAACAGGGGTTGATCGGCTCTCGCGAATACGTCGCCGCGCACTTCGCGAGCCGTCAGGCGTTGCCTGCCGCACCGGGTGCGCCGGCCGCTGGCGCCGCACCAGCCGGTGGCGGTGGACGCGGCGGCCCGCAAGGTCCGCTCGAACTCAAACCCGATTACGACAAGTTGTCGGTGTACTTCAACATCGACAATGGCACAGGCGCGCTGCGCGGCGTGTACCTGCAGGGCAACGAAGCGGTGGCGCCGATCTTCCGCGAATGGATGGAACCGTTCCGCGCTCTGGGCATGACGACGCTCACGATTCGGAGAACGAGCGGCACCGACCATTTGTCGTTTGATAACGTGGGCCTGCCGGGCTTCCAGTTCATCCAGGATGAGATCGAATACAACGCGATGACGCATCACACCAACCTGGATACGTACGAACGGCTGCAGCCGAACGACGTGACCCGGATGGCGACCATCGCGGCAGGCTTCGCCTATCTAGCGGCGAACCGCGACGAAAAACTCCCGCGCAATCCGCTGCCGCCGCCGGGACAGGGCGGCCGCGGACGCGGGGGACAGTAG